The Croceibacterium sp. TMG7-5b_MA50 genome segment TGCTGCTGGCGCTGGTGCTGGTCCCGCTGATCGGGTTCGAGGTGAACGGCGCCCGCCGCTGGCTGAACCTCGGTATCCGGTTCCAGCCGTCGGAGTTTCTGAAGCCGGTCTTCCTCATCACCGTCGCCTGGGTGCTGAGCTGGCGGTTGCGTGACCCCGATCTGCCGGTGATCGGCGTGTCCGCCGGGCTGCTGGCGGTGGTGATCGGCCTGCTGATGCTGCAGCCCAACCTGGGGGATGCGATCCTGTTCTGCGGCGCGTGGTTCGTGCTGGTGCTGCTGGCGGGCCTGCCCTTGAAGCGGATCGGCATGCTGGGCGGGGCGGGGCTCGCGGCGCTGATCGTCGCCTACCTCACTTACGACAATGCGCGGCACCGGATCGACAGCTTCCTGGGTGGCGGCACCGCGTACGACCAGGTGGACCTTGCCCGTCGCACGATCATGGCCGGCGGTTGGACCGGCAGCGGACTGTGGCTGGGCCGGCGCAAGATGATGCTGCCGGAGGCGCATACCGACTACATCTTCTCCGTCATCGGAGAGGAATTTGGTCTGCTCGTTTGCGCGATGGTCGTGCTGGTCTATCTGGTGATTGTGCTGCGCGTGGTGCAGCGGATGATCGGCGAGGACAATCTGTTTACCCTCCTTTCGGCCACCGGCCTTATCGCCCTGTTCGGCGGGCAGGCGTTCATCAACATGCTGGTGAACCTGCAATTGTTTCCCTCCAAGGGCATGACCCTGCCGCTCGTCAGCTATGGCGGGTCGTCCACCATCGCGCAGTGCTTCCTGGTCGGGCTGCTGCTGGCGATCACGCGCCGCAACCCGTTCCTTGAGCGGGAGCCGCTGCCGGGCATGGAGCGTCCGCTGTGACCGCGCCTGGCGGGGAGAGCCCGATCCCGGGCATTGTCTCGCGCCACTTCGTGCTGGTCGCGGGCGGCACCGGCGGGCACCTGACGCCAGCCTATGCCCTGGCGCAGGAACTGGAGCGGCGCGGGCACCAGGTGGCGCTGATCACCGATGCGCGCGGGGCGGCAATCCCGGGCAAGCCTGATTTCCTGCCCGCGCAGGTGATGGCGGCGGGTCGTTTCACGAAGAACCCGCTCGGCTGGGGCAAGGCGATGTCGGCCATGCTGGAAGGCCGGCGTATGGCGCGCGCTCTGTACAAGGAGATGCGGCCGACCGCCGTGGTGGGCTTCGGCGGCTATCCCGCGCTGCCCGCGCTGGTGGCGGCGAACCATGACAAGATCCCGACGGTGATCCACGAACAGAACGCGGTGCTGGGCCGGGTGAACCGCCTGCTGGCGCGCGGGGTGGATGCGATCGCCATCGCCTATGACAAGGTCGGCCGGCTGGATGCGAGCCATGCCGCGAAGGTCCATGTGGTCGGCAATCCGGTGCGCCCGGCCGTGCTGGCCCTGCGGGACGAACCCTATCCGCAGGTCATGCCCGGTGGCCCGGTGCGCCTGCTGGTGACCGGCGGCAGCCAGGGTGCGCGCGTGCTGTCGGACGTGGTGCCGCAGGGCCTCGCTCTGCTGCCGGCGGAGATGCGCGACCGGCTCCATGTGACGCAGCAGTGCCGGCCGGAGGATCTGGAACGGGTGCGCGCCTTCTATGCCGACAATGCCATCGCCGCGGACCTTGCCAGTTTCTTCACCGACATGGATGCGCGGCTTGCCACCACGCACCTGTTCATTGGCCGTGCGGGCGCCAGCACGATCGCGGAACTGAGTGCGGCAGGCCGCCCGGCGATCCTGATCCCGCTGCCCATCGCGACGGACGATCACCAGGCCGCCAATGCGGCGGAATTGGCGGCAGCGGGCGGTGCGCGATCGATCCGCCAGCACATGTTCACGCCTGCCGAACTGGCGCGGCAGATGGCCGAACTGCTCGCCGATCCCGAAGGGCTGGCCGTCGCTGCTCACGCCGCGTGGAATTGCGGCCGCCCCGATGCGGCGCGTGACTTGGCTGATCTGGTGGAAGGGTTCGGCGGCACCCCGGTGCAGGACGTGATCCGTGTGGCGCCCGCCTCCGCCCCGCTGCTTGGCGGTGCGGCGGAGCCGGCGGCATGAAGGGTGTCGCCACCGATATCGGCACGATCCACTTTGTCGGCATCGGCGGGATCGGCATGTCCGGCATCGCGGAGGTGATGCACAATCTGGGCTACGCCGTGCACGGCAGCGACCAGGCGGAGGGCGCCAGCGTGGAGCGGCTGCGCGCGCGCGGTATCCCCGTCACCATCGGCCATGCCGCCGGCAACGTCGCCGATGTCGCCGTGGTGGTCGTTTCCACCGCGGTGAAGCGCGACAATCCGGAAGTCGCCGCCGCGCTCACCGCCCGTATTCCCGTGGTTCGCCGGGCGGAGATGCTGGCCGAACTAATGCGGTTGAAGAGCACGGTCGCGGTCGCCGGCACCCATGGCAAGACCACGACCACCAGCATGGTCGCCGCGCTGCTGGATGCGGGCGGTGTGGACCCGACCGTCATCAATGGCGGCATCATCGAACAATACGGCTCCAACGCGCGGCTCGGCGGCAGCGAGTGGATGGTGGTGGAGGCGGACGAGAGCGACGGTTCCTTCTTGCGCCTGGACGGCACGATCGCGGTTGTCACCAATATCGATCCCGAGCACCTCGACCATTACGGCAGCTTCGATGCCGTGCGCGAGGCGTTCGTGCAGTTCATCGAGAACGTGCCGTTCTATGGCGCGGCGGTGCTGTGCCTCGACCATCCGGAAGTGCAGCAAGTGATCGCCCGCGTGCGCGACCGGCGCATTGTCACTTACGGCTTCGCCGCGCAGGCGGACTGGCGGGCGGACAACGTCCGGCCCGGCAATGGCGGCAACACCTTTGATGCGGTGCATGTCGGGCGTGACGGATCGCGGCGCATGATCGCCGATGTCCACCTGCCGATGCCCGGCCGGCACAATGTGCAGAACGCGCTGGCCGCCATCGCGGTTGCGGCCGAACTCGGCTGCGCGGACGAGACGATCCGTACCGGGTTCGCGCGCTTTGGCGGGGTGCGCCGCCGCTTCACCCGCGTGGGCGAAGTGAACGGCGCGACCATCATCGACGATTACGGCCACCACCCGGTGGAAATCCGCGCCGTGCTCGCTG includes the following:
- a CDS encoding FtsW/RodA/SpoVE family cell cycle protein; translation: MNPALNVARPYMPRPGVRQAPAATFPRTRRQRLRIWWQEIDRVLLVLVLLLMAIGALSVAAASPASARRLSGSEGTLPDLYFFYLHLRWQFMGLVVLIGASFLPLQVIRRGSIILTGLMLLALVLVPLIGFEVNGARRWLNLGIRFQPSEFLKPVFLITVAWVLSWRLRDPDLPVIGVSAGLLAVVIGLLMLQPNLGDAILFCGAWFVLVLLAGLPLKRIGMLGGAGLAALIVAYLTYDNARHRIDSFLGGGTAYDQVDLARRTIMAGGWTGSGLWLGRRKMMLPEAHTDYIFSVIGEEFGLLVCAMVVLVYLVIVLRVVQRMIGEDNLFTLLSATGLIALFGGQAFINMLVNLQLFPSKGMTLPLVSYGGSSTIAQCFLVGLLLAITRRNPFLEREPLPGMERPL
- the murG gene encoding undecaprenyldiphospho-muramoylpentapeptide beta-N-acetylglucosaminyltransferase, with the translated sequence MTAPGGESPIPGIVSRHFVLVAGGTGGHLTPAYALAQELERRGHQVALITDARGAAIPGKPDFLPAQVMAAGRFTKNPLGWGKAMSAMLEGRRMARALYKEMRPTAVVGFGGYPALPALVAANHDKIPTVIHEQNAVLGRVNRLLARGVDAIAIAYDKVGRLDASHAAKVHVVGNPVRPAVLALRDEPYPQVMPGGPVRLLVTGGSQGARVLSDVVPQGLALLPAEMRDRLHVTQQCRPEDLERVRAFYADNAIAADLASFFTDMDARLATTHLFIGRAGASTIAELSAAGRPAILIPLPIATDDHQAANAAELAAAGGARSIRQHMFTPAELARQMAELLADPEGLAVAAHAAWNCGRPDAARDLADLVEGFGGTPVQDVIRVAPASAPLLGGAAEPAA
- the murC gene encoding UDP-N-acetylmuramate--L-alanine ligase; amino-acid sequence: MKGVATDIGTIHFVGIGGIGMSGIAEVMHNLGYAVHGSDQAEGASVERLRARGIPVTIGHAAGNVADVAVVVVSTAVKRDNPEVAAALTARIPVVRRAEMLAELMRLKSTVAVAGTHGKTTTTSMVAALLDAGGVDPTVINGGIIEQYGSNARLGGSEWMVVEADESDGSFLRLDGTIAVVTNIDPEHLDHYGSFDAVREAFVQFIENVPFYGAAVLCLDHPEVQQVIARVRDRRIVTYGFAAQADWRADNVRPGNGGNTFDAVHVGRDGSRRMIADVHLPMPGRHNVQNALAAIAVAAELGCADETIRTGFARFGGVRRRFTRVGEVNGATIIDDYGHHPVEIRAVLAAAREAAEGRVIAVVQPHRYTRLRDLLPEFQGAFADADMVFAAPVYPAGEAPIAGVDSAALVEGLQARGHRQAGLIADADALARALAPVVRPGDLVVCLGAGDITRWAAGLAPAIAALAPVTADPAA